The genomic DNA ATCGGCCGAGCCATTGTCGCCGGCCGCCACGCACACCGTCACGCCCAGCATGGCCGCCTCCTGAAAAGCCTGGTCAAACTGGTCCATCGCCTGGCCCGTCCACGTCGATTCGGGGCCGCCCCAGCTGATGGAGATAATGCCGGGGTTGTTCACCTTATCGTGCACGGCCGTAGTTATCGCGTTCAGAAAACCCTGCGAGGTATTGGGCGCGAAATACACCACGAGGTGCGCCCGCGGGGCCACGGCGGCGGCCACCTCAATGTCGAGCAGCACCTCGCCGTCGGCGCTGTTGGCGTTGGTGGGCTGGTTGCGGCCGCCGTTCACGCTCACCACTTTCACGGTAGGCACGGGCAAGTTGAGGCCAGTGAAATACGCTTTCAAATCGGCGGGCTTGAAGCCCCCGCCCAGCTCAATAACAGCGATGGTCTGCCCCGTGCCATCGAGCCCGCCCGGAAAATCATACAGCTGCGCCAGCTGCGGCGGCGTAAACGACTGGCCCGCCGCCCGCGCCACGATGGCACCCGGCGCGGGGGTAGGACCCGGCCGCACCTGAAAGTGCGGCTCGGCCTGCCGCCGGTCATCGAGCCCAAACACGCCCTGCACGATGTCGGCCAGCGGCGCGGGCACCGTCACGGTCCCGGTGCGGCCCCGGTAGGTGCCTTCGGGGGAGCTATATTGGTGTAGCTGCGTGCCGAAGGCCGCCCCAAAATCGGCGGCGGTGCCGGCCAGCAGCACGCTGCGGCGGGCCAGGTCGGTGTGAATCACCACCAGGCCGTGGGCGTGGGCAAAGTCGGCCACGGCCTGGGCATCGTCCTCGCTGGCACCGCACTGGGCGGCCAGCTCCTCGCGGCTGAGGTAGGTGCGCTGGGAGGGCGGCACGTCGGCCATCGCGTGGCTGCTGGCGGCCGCGCTGGCCAGCGCGGCTTTGGGGCGCAGGCGCACCGTCACTTCCAGGCGCTCGGTGGGGGGTAGGGCGTGCTGCGAATGGGCCTTGGGCATGGGCTGCCGCTCGCTGCCGCGAACAACTACCCGGTTTTGGGACTGGGGCATGGGGTAGGGTGGGTATAAAGGAAGAAGTACTACCAGCTTCGTACGCAAACCAGCGCGCCGGGATAACGCTCAAGAGCTGGTTTTCAGCAGCCGCCCGGCCAGGTAAGGGATTACTTATCTTCGTCACCAAAGTCGTTGCGAATCCGAACGTCCTTCCGAGCAGGCGTTGCCCTAAAAGAACGTCCTTCCGAGCTTGCCGAGGAATCTCGCCCGTGCCGTTCGGGTGTCGTTCCACGATGCGGGCGAGATTCCTCGGCAAGCTCGGAAGGACGTTCTTTTTCATCCTCGCTCTGCGAAGAACCTATTCAAGTTATGCCCCTCGGCGAAACCGTTTTGCTCACGCTGCGCCTGCCCGGCACGCTCACCGCCGCCACCACCCGCGCGCTGCAAGCCGACCTGCGCCAGGCCCAGGCGGCCGGCCTCGACCACCGCCGCGCCCAGAAAGCGTTTTTCGTCAAGTTCGACGCGGCCCTCGACCGCGCCAGCCCCGGCCCGTGCTACTTCGAAAACGAACCACTAGCCGAAGCCTTGGCCGGCGAAATCATGATGCTCGAAGAAACCGGCTTCGTGGTGCATGGCTTCGCCATCTTGCCCAACCACGCGCACCTCGTGCTGCACCTGCCCGCCCGCAGCGGCCTGGCCCTCGCCAAAGCCCTCGACCTGCTGCACCAGCGCACGGCCGCCGCCTGCCGCCGCCTCGTGCGCCCCAAGCTGCCGCCCGAAGCTCCATTTTGGCAGCCCGGCTGGCACGACTACCCCGTGGCCGACGCCGCCGAGCTAACGCGCATCCTGGCCTACGTGGGCGGCCAGCCCTGGCAGGCCGGCCTGGCCCAGCGCTACCAGGAGTGGCC from Hymenobacter psoromatis includes the following:
- a CDS encoding peptidase S53; amino-acid sequence: MPQSQNRVVVRGSERQPMPKAHSQHALPPTERLEVTVRLRPKAALASAAASSHAMADVPPSQRTYLSREELAAQCGASEDDAQAVADFAHAHGLVVIHTDLARRSVLLAGTAADFGAAFGTQLHQYSSPEGTYRGRTGTVTVPAPLADIVQGVFGLDDRRQAEPHFQVRPGPTPAPGAIVARAAGQSFTPPQLAQLYDFPGGLDGTGQTIAVIELGGGFKPADLKAYFTGLNLPVPTVKVVSVNGGRNQPTNANSADGEVLLDIEVAAAVAPRAHLVVYFAPNTSQGFLNAITTAVHDKVNNPGIISISWGGPESTWTGQAMDQFDQAFQEAAMLGVTVCVAAGDNGSADGVADGQPHADFPASSPFALACGGTKLTASGPTISSEVVWNEGPNSATGGGLSAHFPVPAYQQQLKFPTPPAGAKAGRGLPDVAGDADPNTGYQVRVDGQNLVIGGTSAVAPLWAGLLALLNQKLPKPVGFLNPLLYGSLAGQGVTRDITSGNNGAFAAGPGWDACTGWGSPVGGKLLAALQGGAAVA